The Microbacterium horticulturae genome has a window encoding:
- a CDS encoding response regulator — MSVSVVIVDDHPIVRSGLRAVLTSDPELDVVGEAADGAEAIALCATLRPDVVLCDLRLGEGADGIATTRTLRALDAAPAVVILTTYDTDHDIYRAAQAGAAGYLLKDAAPQTIIHAIRDAAAGRTAWAPELSVRVLEAVRSPAATLTAREIEVLEHVAAGHSNEAIAKALFLTAATVKTHLGHIYTKLDVDSRTQAVARAREQGILP, encoded by the coding sequence ATGAGCGTCTCGGTGGTGATCGTCGATGACCACCCCATCGTGCGGTCGGGGCTGCGGGCCGTGCTGACCTCGGACCCCGAGCTCGACGTCGTGGGCGAGGCGGCCGACGGTGCCGAGGCCATAGCGCTGTGCGCGACGCTGCGCCCCGACGTCGTGCTGTGCGATCTGCGTCTGGGCGAGGGCGCCGACGGCATCGCGACGACCCGCACGCTGCGTGCGCTCGATGCGGCGCCGGCTGTCGTCATCCTCACCACCTACGACACCGATCACGACATCTACCGTGCGGCACAGGCAGGCGCGGCAGGTTATCTGCTGAAGGATGCCGCGCCGCAGACCATCATCCACGCGATTCGGGATGCCGCGGCCGGCCGCACCGCGTGGGCACCCGAGCTGTCGGTCCGGGTGCTGGAGGCCGTGCGGTCGCCCGCGGCGACGCTGACCGCGCGCGAGATCGAGGTGCTCGAGCATGTGGCGGCTGGGCACTCGAACGAGGCGATAGCGAAGGCGCTGTTCCTCACCGCCGCGACCGTGAAGACGCACCTCGGCCACATCTACACGAAGCTCGACGTGGACAGCCGCACCCAGGCCGTTGCACGGGCGCGCGAGCAGGGAATCCTGCCCTGA
- a CDS encoding nuclear transport factor 2 family protein: MTSRPAAGIVGRMPLCLDDLLEIERHGWEALCRSDGAAFYGEVMTSDGVMVLVNGMVLDRDEVAVSLAGAPAWDRFEIADARMIGLGVDAAALVYHATAVRDGEAPFRALMSSVYRLVDGVPRLALYQQTQIA; this comes from the coding sequence ATGACCTCGCGACCGGCGGCCGGTATCGTCGGCCGCATGCCGCTGTGCCTGGACGACCTGCTCGAAATCGAACGCCATGGCTGGGAGGCGCTCTGCCGCAGCGACGGCGCCGCCTTCTATGGGGAGGTCATGACGTCTGACGGGGTGATGGTGCTCGTGAACGGTATGGTGCTCGATCGTGACGAGGTCGCCGTCTCGCTCGCCGGCGCCCCGGCGTGGGACCGTTTCGAGATCGCCGATGCCCGCATGATCGGGCTGGGTGTCGACGCGGCAGCGCTCGTCTACCACGCCACCGCTGTGCGCGACGGTGAAGCACCCTTCCGGGCTCTGATGAGCAGCGTCTACCGTCTTGTCGACGGCGTGCCACGGCTCGCGCTCTACCAGCAGACGCAGATCGCCTAG
- a CDS encoding sensor histidine kinase, with protein sequence MATGTATRMMRAGLHAITAVLVVIGAVSALQADRPILALSAAAAFVVWYIAGAVLARRRRSHRLAVVWLIVLAVIWAAASAFAPEFIWLAFPLWLLAGQMMATVPAAVFSAVVLAVVITAPIARTGHVDTAYIVGPVVGGLFAYGISRGYLRLLADARERQRLVSSLLQAQDDMARLHDELGATQRESGILQERTRLSRDIHDTIAQSLSAIVLLARAQPEDPTLERIATVAETGLVDVRRIVAALAPAQLQEGTLVVSLRRMLDRLAEDTGILTSLDADDHLPQLPVEVDVALLRTAQSALSNVRLHSGASRVVVHLADVGDGIRLDIVDDGRGFDLQKWVGGDGGYGLRAMRDRLRELGGGLDIEAAVDAGTALSAHVPLAPARRAEEDE encoded by the coding sequence ATGGCCACCGGAACGGCGACACGGATGATGCGGGCGGGTCTGCACGCGATCACCGCCGTGCTGGTGGTCATCGGCGCCGTCAGCGCGCTGCAGGCTGACCGTCCGATCCTGGCGCTGTCGGCCGCTGCCGCTTTCGTCGTCTGGTACATCGCAGGGGCGGTGCTGGCGCGGCGCCGCCGGTCACACCGGCTCGCCGTCGTCTGGCTGATCGTGCTCGCCGTGATCTGGGCGGCCGCCTCGGCGTTCGCGCCCGAGTTCATCTGGCTCGCGTTCCCGCTGTGGCTGCTGGCGGGTCAGATGATGGCGACGGTGCCGGCGGCGGTGTTCAGCGCTGTCGTGCTCGCCGTCGTGATCACGGCCCCCATCGCACGCACCGGCCACGTCGACACCGCGTACATCGTCGGCCCGGTCGTCGGCGGTCTGTTCGCCTACGGCATCTCGCGCGGTTATCTGCGGTTGCTCGCCGACGCGCGCGAGCGTCAGCGGCTGGTCTCCTCGTTGCTGCAAGCGCAAGACGACATGGCCCGCCTGCACGACGAGCTCGGCGCGACCCAGCGCGAGTCGGGGATCCTCCAGGAGCGCACGCGCCTCTCGCGCGACATCCACGACACGATCGCCCAGTCGCTGTCGGCCATTGTGCTTCTCGCACGGGCGCAGCCCGAGGACCCGACACTCGAACGCATCGCGACCGTCGCCGAGACCGGGCTCGTCGACGTGCGCCGCATCGTCGCAGCGCTCGCGCCGGCGCAGCTGCAGGAGGGCACCCTCGTCGTGTCGCTGCGGCGCATGCTCGACCGGCTGGCCGAAGACACCGGCATCCTCACCTCCCTCGATGCCGACGACCATCTGCCGCAACTGCCGGTGGAGGTGGATGTCGCGTTGCTGCGCACGGCGCAGTCGGCGCTGTCGAACGTTCGTCTGCACTCGGGCGCGAGCCGTGTCGTGGTGCATCTCGCCGACGTCGGCGACGGCATCCGCCTCGACATCGTCGACGACGGCCGCGGCTTCGATCTGCAGAAATGGGTCGGCGGCGACGGCGGATACGGCCTGCGCGCCATGCGGGACCGGCTGCGTGAACTGGGCGGCGGGCTCGACATCGAGGCGGCGGTGGATGCCGGGACCGCCCTCTCGGCCCACGTTCCACTCGCGCCCGCCCGGCGTGCGGAGGAGGACGAATGA
- a CDS encoding TetR/AcrR family transcriptional regulator: MPTPTREHYHHGNLREALVTAGLALARTGGPSALTLRTATRDVGVSASAAYRHFADRDALVDVVATRIRDAMAARMQSFEPDAATGRDRLRAVGLGYIAFAREEPGWFETAFGTISATPGATGAPSPLLALSAALDALVRDGDLSPEQRPGAEWPCWSAVHGFARLWLRGPLRHLPDDVAQAAAERTVDTVIAGLLVARPA; the protein is encoded by the coding sequence ATGCCGACACCGACACGCGAGCACTACCACCACGGCAACCTGCGCGAGGCGCTCGTGACCGCGGGCCTCGCGCTGGCCCGCACCGGCGGCCCATCCGCGCTGACCTTGCGCACGGCCACGCGTGACGTCGGCGTCTCGGCCAGTGCCGCGTACCGTCATTTCGCGGACCGCGATGCGCTGGTGGATGTCGTCGCCACCCGCATTCGTGACGCGATGGCCGCACGCATGCAGTCCTTCGAACCGGATGCCGCGACCGGGCGCGACAGGCTGAGGGCCGTCGGACTCGGCTACATCGCCTTCGCGCGCGAAGAGCCGGGCTGGTTCGAGACAGCGTTCGGCACGATCAGCGCGACGCCCGGGGCGACGGGCGCCCCCTCTCCCCTGCTCGCGCTCAGCGCCGCGCTGGACGCCCTGGTGCGCGACGGGGACCTCAGCCCCGAGCAGAGGCCGGGCGCCGAGTGGCCGTGCTGGTCAGCCGTGCACGGATTCGCACGGCTCTGGTTGCGCGGGCCACTGCGGCACCTGCCCGACGACGTCGCACAGGCCGCCGCCGAGCGCACGGTCGACACCGTGATCGCGGGGCTGCTGGTGGCGCGCCCGGCGTAG
- a CDS encoding MATE family efflux transporter: protein MSSNNRFQLASAPIWRALIHLCIPMIAGMSVGAVYNIINSGFIGSLHSTPLLAALTFSLPVFALIMAVGGVFGVGGGTYISRLLGSQDQDGEDASARSRSLGTGAAAAASRIKNVSSFTLWGSLAAGVVIGIVGVVFATPIAAAVGASGASLAPTALYIGAMFAFTPIYVACFSLEQIVRAEGAAVASMTGLIASTVANLVFDVLFILVLGWGILGAGLALGLSNIVMVGYYVWWLIRRSEIAALGLRWFRADREMLRTVFGVGVSELLQSSFLIVTTLVMNWIAIAYGAALLASMGVALRIAQLPEMMCMGMFIGVIPLLAYAFGARNHVRLRRAITGAAVAILGITVVFSTLVFVFRDQVFALFSADPAVLQDGTLVLTAMLVSTIFNGITGLVIAVFQATEQMRNATIMSIAQGVLFIPVVLIGNAVFGITGVIWAMTVTELLTFALGVALFFTSRRALDAEPSEQAIAAAEEAVAV from the coding sequence ATGTCTTCGAACAACCGTTTCCAGCTTGCGTCCGCGCCGATCTGGCGCGCACTCATCCACTTGTGCATCCCGATGATCGCCGGCATGTCGGTCGGCGCGGTCTACAACATCATCAACTCGGGCTTCATCGGCTCATTGCACTCGACCCCGCTCCTGGCCGCGCTCACCTTCTCCCTCCCCGTCTTCGCGCTCATCATGGCCGTCGGCGGCGTCTTCGGGGTCGGCGGCGGCACGTACATCTCCCGCCTGCTCGGATCACAAGACCAGGACGGAGAGGATGCCTCGGCTCGCTCGCGCTCGCTCGGCACAGGCGCCGCGGCCGCGGCATCCCGCATCAAGAACGTCTCGTCGTTCACTCTCTGGGGCTCGCTCGCAGCCGGGGTCGTGATCGGCATCGTCGGGGTCGTGTTCGCCACGCCCATCGCCGCCGCCGTCGGCGCATCGGGCGCCTCGCTGGCGCCGACCGCGCTGTACATCGGCGCGATGTTCGCGTTCACGCCGATCTACGTCGCGTGCTTCTCGCTCGAGCAGATCGTGCGCGCCGAGGGCGCCGCCGTCGCATCGATGACCGGGCTGATCGCCTCGACCGTCGCGAACCTGGTGTTCGACGTGCTGTTCATCCTGGTGCTGGGCTGGGGCATCCTCGGCGCCGGCCTCGCACTCGGTCTGTCGAACATCGTCATGGTCGGCTACTACGTCTGGTGGCTCATCCGCCGCAGCGAGATCGCCGCTCTGGGGCTGCGTTGGTTCCGCGCCGACCGCGAGATGCTGCGCACCGTCTTCGGCGTGGGCGTCTCCGAGCTGCTGCAGTCGTCGTTCCTCATCGTCACGACCCTCGTCATGAACTGGATCGCGATCGCTTACGGCGCGGCCTTGCTCGCGTCAATGGGCGTCGCGCTGCGCATCGCGCAGCTGCCCGAGATGATGTGCATGGGCATGTTCATCGGCGTCATCCCGCTGCTGGCCTACGCTTTCGGTGCGCGCAACCACGTGCGGCTGCGCCGCGCGATCACGGGGGCGGCCGTGGCGATCCTCGGCATCACGGTGGTCTTCTCAACGCTCGTTTTCGTGTTCCGCGACCAGGTGTTCGCACTGTTCAGTGCCGACCCGGCGGTGCTGCAGGACGGCACTCTGGTGCTCACGGCGATGCTCGTCTCCACGATCTTCAACGGCATCACCGGCCTGGTGATCGCTGTGTTCCAGGCGACCGAACAGATGCGCAACGCGACGATCATGTCGATCGCGCAGGGCGTACTGTTCATCCCCGTGGTGCTCATCGGCAACGCCGTGTTCGGCATCACCGGCGTCATCTGGGCGATGACGGTCACCGAGCTGCTGACGTTCGCGCTCGGCGTCGCGCTGTTCTTCACGTCACGTCGGGCGCTGGACGCCGAGCCGTCGGAGCAGGCGATCGCCGCTGCCGAGGAGGCGGTCGCGGTCTGA
- a CDS encoding universal stress protein, translating to MYARIVVALDGSAFAEEVIPRAAGIAEQIGATLSFVRIAERPGDMLAADEYVRALTRQLGVDGRAVVATGSVSESIMGEVDRVPGSLVAISARGRSGLGTAVLGSVAREYVQSSSDPVLVYRPSSAAEDGGSPISTVVLPLDGTARSESMAEEAADWAQALQATLMVVQVIDARRADMTGIDTTEDAYVRSRAELIAAGRGIHTEWEVLHGDPADALSSYVRGRHDVLVVMATRTQPAMRAAVLGSVTSGLMHAASVPVVVRAVRP from the coding sequence ATGTACGCACGGATCGTGGTCGCCCTCGACGGATCGGCTTTCGCCGAGGAGGTGATTCCGCGCGCGGCGGGGATCGCCGAGCAGATCGGCGCGACACTGTCGTTCGTGCGGATCGCCGAGCGGCCCGGTGACATGCTCGCCGCCGACGAATACGTGCGGGCGCTGACCCGGCAACTCGGTGTCGACGGGCGCGCCGTGGTCGCTACCGGATCGGTGAGCGAGAGCATCATGGGCGAGGTCGACCGGGTCCCCGGCAGTCTCGTCGCCATTTCGGCGCGGGGCCGCAGCGGGCTCGGAACGGCCGTGCTCGGCAGCGTCGCCCGCGAGTACGTGCAGTCCAGCAGCGACCCCGTGCTCGTGTACCGGCCGAGCAGCGCCGCCGAAGACGGCGGCTCGCCGATCTCGACCGTGGTGCTGCCGCTGGATGGCACCGCGCGCTCCGAGTCGATGGCGGAGGAGGCCGCCGACTGGGCGCAGGCGCTGCAGGCGACCTTGATGGTCGTGCAGGTGATAGACGCCCGCCGTGCGGATATGACCGGCATCGACACGACCGAGGACGCCTACGTGCGCTCTCGCGCCGAGTTGATCGCTGCGGGTCGCGGCATACACACCGAGTGGGAGGTGCTGCACGGCGACCCCGCAGACGCGCTGTCGTCGTACGTGCGAGGCCGCCATGACGTCCTCGTCGTCATGGCGACCCGCACGCAGCCGGCGATGCGCGCCGCCGTGCTCGGCAGCGTCACGTCCGGTCTCATGCACGCGGCGAGCGTGCCCGTGGTGGTGCGCGCCGTGCGCCCCTGA
- a CDS encoding DUF899 family protein: MVTALPPVVDADTWRAELAALRVREKAATHELDAIAAQRRRLPMVKLPEYTLVGEEGPVRLADVFQGRSQLITYHHMWNRGAEWQCGGCTGFTAQYTRLDFLGKNDARFVVVSQGEIGEALAYRDKTGNRMDWYSTYDSPFGADMDAPVGGGVAVNVFLRDGDDVYRTWHTTARGTEVLTHTFPLVDILPYGRQEEWQDVPEGWPQAPTNNSWGTAQDIARLYGPGSGHRD, encoded by the coding sequence ATGGTCACCGCACTGCCCCCTGTCGTCGACGCCGACACCTGGCGCGCCGAGCTCGCTGCGCTGCGAGTGCGCGAGAAGGCCGCCACGCACGAGCTCGACGCGATCGCGGCGCAGCGCCGCCGACTGCCCATGGTGAAGCTGCCCGAGTACACGCTCGTCGGCGAGGAGGGGCCGGTCCGCCTCGCCGACGTCTTCCAGGGGCGGTCGCAGCTGATCACCTACCACCACATGTGGAATCGCGGGGCCGAGTGGCAGTGCGGCGGCTGCACCGGCTTCACCGCGCAGTACACGCGGCTTGATTTCCTCGGCAAGAACGATGCGCGCTTCGTCGTCGTCTCACAGGGTGAGATCGGCGAAGCGCTCGCATACCGCGACAAGACCGGCAACCGTATGGACTGGTACTCGACCTACGACAGCCCCTTCGGTGCGGACATGGACGCGCCCGTGGGCGGGGGCGTCGCCGTCAACGTGTTCCTCCGCGACGGCGACGACGTCTATCGCACCTGGCACACGACTGCGCGCGGGACCGAGGTGCTCACCCACACATTCCCGCTCGTGGACATCCTCCCGTACGGTCGGCAGGAGGAGTGGCAGGACGTCCCCGAGGGCTGGCCGCAGGCACCCACCAACAACAGCTGGGGCACCGCACAGGACATCGCCCGGCTCTACGGCCCCGGATCCGGCCACCGCGACTGA
- a CDS encoding cupin domain-containing protein, producing MGITAVENIDALVVVEPGRRTSQVALSADGARAVVFAFDTDAELTEHTAPGPIIVQALEGHLTFTAEGVTKHLRPGGILHLDARIPHSVRALEPSKMMLLLLRKAPEKAPEISLPEGISLQA from the coding sequence ATGGGAATCACTGCCGTCGAGAACATCGACGCGCTCGTGGTCGTCGAGCCGGGCAGGCGCACCTCGCAGGTGGCGCTGTCGGCCGACGGTGCGCGGGCGGTCGTCTTCGCCTTCGACACTGACGCCGAGCTCACCGAGCACACGGCGCCCGGGCCGATCATCGTCCAAGCGCTGGAAGGCCACCTGACATTCACCGCGGAGGGCGTGACGAAGCATCTGCGCCCCGGCGGCATCCTGCACCTCGACGCGCGCATCCCGCACTCGGTGCGTGCGCTCGAGCCCTCGAAGATGATGCTCCTGCTGCTGCGCAAGGCGCCGGAGAAGGCGCCCGAGATCTCGCTGCCCGAAGGCATCTCGCTCCAGGCGTAG
- a CDS encoding DUF3817 domain-containing protein yields MTTDERTAARPALLNRISPRGWYRTVAIAESITWTLLIAGMLLKYVAGLGSLPVLIGGSIHGFVFITYGMTAVLIGVNQRWSPARIVGAVATAIVPYATIPFDRWLERRGLLEGDWHLEATDDPRDQFWTRRFLRWMLNHPVTLIVTFVVGIAVIMTALLLIGPPGGWNR; encoded by the coding sequence ATGACCACCGACGAACGGACCGCGGCGCGCCCCGCGCTGCTGAACCGCATCAGCCCGCGCGGCTGGTACCGCACGGTCGCGATCGCCGAATCGATCACGTGGACGTTGCTGATCGCCGGGATGCTGCTGAAATACGTCGCGGGTCTCGGATCGCTGCCGGTGCTGATCGGCGGATCGATTCACGGCTTCGTGTTCATCACCTATGGCATGACCGCGGTCCTCATCGGCGTGAACCAGCGCTGGAGCCCCGCCCGAATCGTCGGGGCCGTCGCCACCGCCATCGTGCCCTATGCGACGATCCCGTTCGACCGCTGGCTCGAGCGCCGCGGGCTTCTCGAGGGAGACTGGCACCTCGAGGCGACCGACGACCCGCGCGACCAGTTCTGGACGCGCCGATTCCTGCGGTGGATGCTGAACCATCCCGTCACGCTGATCGTCACGTTCGTCGTCGGCATCGCCGTCATCATGACGGCGCTGCTGCTCATCGGCCCGCCCGGCGGCTGGAACCGCTGA
- the pgi gene encoding glucose-6-phosphate isomerase → MSAPIDPTETSAWAQLQQHKAALKPDLRGWFAADPDRASRLSFDAADLRVDLSKNLVTDEILASLVRLAEETHVAERFAQMLEGVHINTTEDRAVLHTALRRPAGEQPSLVVDGQDVDHDVHEVLDRMRAFATRVRAGEWKGVTGKKVTHVVNIGIGGSDLGPVMVYEALRPLADAGIEARFISNIDPTDLAQTTADLDPATTLFIVASKTFTTLETLTNARLARDWLWAGLQESGAIDGTDEAKTDAVAHHFVAVSTALDKVADFGIDTDNAFGFWDWVGGRYSVDSAIGLSLELALGPDAFEELLAGFHAMDVHTASTPLEKNVPVLMGLLNVWYNNLLGAQSHAVLPYAQLLHRFPAYLQQLTMESNGKSVRWDGSPVTTDTGEVFWGEPGTNGQHAFYQLLHQGTRLIPADFIAFVNPAYPLQDGDRDVHGLFLANFLAQTKALAFGKTAEEVEAEGTTGALVAARTFSGNRPTTSIFASALTPRVLGELIALYEHITFTEGTIWGINSFDQWGVELGKQLALQIAPAIEGDSEAVEAQDASTRALLDYYRAHRA, encoded by the coding sequence ATGAGCGCTCCGATCGACCCCACCGAGACGTCTGCCTGGGCCCAGCTGCAGCAGCACAAGGCCGCACTGAAGCCCGACCTGCGCGGCTGGTTCGCCGCGGACCCCGACCGCGCCAGCCGTTTGAGCTTCGATGCCGCCGACCTGCGCGTCGACCTGTCGAAGAACCTCGTGACCGACGAGATCCTCGCCTCGCTCGTGCGCCTGGCCGAGGAGACCCACGTCGCCGAGCGGTTCGCGCAGATGCTCGAAGGCGTGCACATCAACACGACCGAAGACCGCGCCGTGCTGCACACCGCGCTGCGCCGACCCGCGGGCGAGCAGCCCTCGCTCGTCGTCGACGGGCAGGATGTCGATCACGACGTGCACGAGGTCCTCGATCGCATGCGCGCCTTCGCGACCCGTGTACGCGCCGGCGAGTGGAAGGGCGTGACCGGCAAGAAGGTCACGCACGTGGTAAACATCGGCATCGGCGGATCCGACCTCGGCCCGGTCATGGTCTACGAAGCACTCCGGCCGCTCGCCGATGCGGGCATCGAGGCGCGGTTCATCTCGAACATCGACCCCACCGACCTCGCCCAGACCACGGCAGACCTCGACCCCGCCACGACCCTGTTCATCGTGGCGTCCAAGACGTTCACGACGCTCGAGACGCTGACCAATGCACGCCTCGCCCGCGACTGGCTGTGGGCCGGATTGCAGGAATCCGGCGCCATCGACGGCACCGACGAGGCGAAGACGGATGCCGTCGCCCACCACTTCGTCGCGGTCTCGACCGCGCTCGACAAGGTCGCAGATTTCGGCATCGACACCGACAACGCGTTCGGCTTCTGGGACTGGGTCGGCGGCCGCTACTCGGTCGACTCGGCGATCGGTCTTTCGCTCGAGCTTGCGCTGGGCCCCGACGCGTTCGAGGAGCTGCTGGCCGGGTTCCACGCTATGGATGTGCACACGGCATCCACCCCGCTCGAAAAGAACGTGCCGGTGCTGATGGGCCTGCTCAATGTCTGGTACAACAACCTGCTCGGCGCCCAGTCGCACGCCGTGCTGCCGTACGCGCAGCTGCTCCACCGCTTTCCCGCGTATCTGCAGCAGCTGACCATGGAGTCGAACGGCAAATCGGTCCGGTGGGACGGCTCACCGGTCACGACCGACACCGGCGAGGTGTTCTGGGGCGAGCCGGGCACGAACGGGCAGCACGCGTTCTACCAGCTCCTCCACCAGGGCACCCGGCTCATCCCGGCCGACTTCATCGCATTCGTGAACCCGGCCTACCCGCTGCAGGACGGCGATCGTGACGTGCACGGGCTGTTCTTGGCGAACTTCCTCGCACAGACGAAGGCGCTCGCGTTCGGCAAGACCGCCGAAGAGGTCGAAGCCGAGGGGACGACCGGCGCGCTCGTGGCCGCCCGTACGTTCAGCGGCAATCGGCCGACGACGTCGATCTTCGCGTCAGCGCTGACCCCGCGCGTGCTCGGCGAGCTCATCGCGCTGTACGAGCACATCACGTTCACGGAGGGCACGATCTGGGGCATCAACTCCTTCGATCAGTGGGGCGTGGAGCTCGGCAAGCAGCTGGCCCTGCAGATCGCGCCGGCGATCGAGGGCGACAGCGAGGCGGTGGAGGCGCAGGATGCCTCGACCCGCGCCCTGCTCGACTACTACCGCGCGCACCGGGCGTAG
- a CDS encoding FUSC family protein, giving the protein MSGPRWVRELARQQHLPVPWMRMVRVAVAISLPVTLGAVFGQLGLGLLVSIGALAGSVTDAEGTMRSRVARVGWATTGGFIGFVLGGLIAGHPLLTASCVVAGGLVGGILSLQGAVASVASLQFLIYLIVASGADFGDVPAWLPPVGYVVGASWAVLLAVVESRVLASDPGRDAVADVYARLADYMAACGGTTNTGDARNRLTLAMNRAYDIVTTSRARVGGRDPHIRRQAAFLNAATPVIEVTTMRAVSSRGIPPEIIAWVRDMSARIARADPPVDLLWLAVLERPEWRDLAAGLEAVDELARHNARAATTPAAEPSPITRAMRLPGATTAQTTLRARLVGVRDAIAGGRETWTPILRLVLCLVVGEIVAALYTGERPYWIVMTIAVTLKPDFGSVFARAVQRGIGTVLGVLIGSALLALSPGHVVPLIAIVVFAALMPFAQRRNYGLFTVFLTPVIVMLLDLGAGGGFDLAIGRVSDTAVGCLIVLVVGYLPWPDTWRSRSRFGPRIARAAAALADYIRIGFGTVPGVRQTARRQAYRELSDLRTKLQQALSEPPPVSRTAAGWWPVIVALERAVDATTAIILHGDAAAVDPDEVERLAAAADGIGDAARGTVTDPAPQLLQDPMLEPLTAELRAGQAVFRRGDE; this is encoded by the coding sequence GTGTCCGGCCCGAGATGGGTGCGCGAGCTCGCGCGCCAGCAGCATCTGCCGGTGCCGTGGATGCGCATGGTGCGGGTCGCCGTCGCTATCTCGCTTCCGGTCACACTCGGCGCCGTCTTCGGCCAGCTCGGGCTGGGACTTCTCGTCTCGATCGGCGCGCTCGCCGGCAGCGTCACCGACGCCGAGGGCACGATGCGGTCGCGCGTCGCACGCGTCGGGTGGGCGACCACCGGCGGGTTCATCGGCTTCGTGCTCGGCGGCCTGATCGCCGGGCACCCGCTGCTGACCGCCTCGTGCGTCGTCGCCGGAGGACTTGTCGGCGGCATCCTGAGCCTGCAGGGTGCGGTCGCGTCGGTGGCGTCGCTGCAGTTCCTCATCTACCTGATCGTCGCTTCGGGGGCCGACTTCGGCGACGTGCCCGCGTGGCTGCCGCCCGTCGGCTATGTCGTCGGAGCCTCATGGGCGGTGCTGCTCGCGGTCGTCGAGAGCCGGGTGCTGGCCAGCGATCCGGGACGGGATGCCGTTGCCGACGTCTACGCGCGGCTCGCCGACTACATGGCGGCGTGTGGCGGGACCACCAACACGGGCGACGCGCGCAACCGCCTCACCCTCGCAATGAACCGTGCGTACGACATCGTCACGACCTCTCGCGCTCGAGTCGGCGGCCGCGACCCCCACATCCGCCGACAGGCCGCGTTCCTCAACGCGGCCACCCCGGTGATCGAGGTCACGACGATGCGCGCGGTGTCGAGCCGCGGCATCCCGCCTGAAATCATCGCCTGGGTGCGTGACATGAGCGCGCGCATAGCGCGCGCCGATCCGCCGGTGGATCTGCTCTGGCTCGCGGTGCTCGAGCGGCCTGAGTGGCGCGACCTGGCCGCGGGGCTCGAGGCGGTCGACGAACTCGCGCGCCACAACGCGCGTGCCGCGACGACGCCTGCCGCCGAGCCGTCGCCCATCACCCGGGCTATGCGCCTGCCCGGTGCGACGACGGCGCAGACCACGCTGCGTGCGCGACTGGTGGGAGTGCGGGATGCCATCGCCGGCGGCCGCGAGACATGGACGCCGATCCTGCGGCTCGTGCTGTGCCTCGTCGTGGGTGAGATCGTGGCGGCGCTGTACACCGGCGAGCGTCCGTACTGGATCGTCATGACCATCGCGGTCACGCTCAAGCCCGACTTCGGCAGTGTCTTCGCGCGGGCCGTGCAGCGCGGCATCGGGACGGTGCTCGGTGTGCTCATCGGGAGTGCCCTGCTCGCGCTCTCGCCGGGGCATGTCGTGCCGTTGATCGCGATCGTGGTGTTCGCGGCGTTGATGCCGTTCGCGCAGCGGCGCAACTACGGTCTTTTCACGGTGTTCCTGACGCCCGTCATCGTGATGCTGCTCGACCTGGGTGCAGGCGGCGGCTTCGACCTCGCCATCGGACGCGTCAGCGACACCGCCGTCGGCTGCCTGATCGTGCTCGTCGTCGGCTACCTGCCGTGGCCCGACACCTGGCGCTCACGTTCACGCTTCGGCCCCCGCATCGCGCGGGCGGCCGCGGCGCTGGCGGACTACATCCGGATCGGGTTCGGCACGGTGCCGGGCGTGCGGCAGACGGCGCGACGCCAGGCCTACCGCGAGCTGTCCGATCTGCGCACCAAGCTGCAGCAGGCGCTGAGCGAGCCGCCGCCGGTGAGTCGCACCGCCGCCGGCTGGTGGCCGGTCATCGTGGCACTCGAGCGCGCCGTCGACGCGACCACGGCGATCATCCTGCACGGCGATGCCGCCGCCGTCGACCCCGACGAGGTCGAGCGGCTCGCGGCCGCGGCCGATGGCATCGGCGATGCGGCACGGGGTACCGTGACAGATCCTGCGCCGCAGCTGCTGCAGGATCCGATGCTCGAGCCGCTCACCGCCGAGCTGCGTGCGGGCCAGGCCGTGTTCCGGCGCGGTGACGAGTGA